The Triticum aestivum cultivar Chinese Spring chromosome 7B, IWGSC CS RefSeq v2.1, whole genome shotgun sequence genome window below encodes:
- the LOC123159619 gene encoding chaperone protein dnaJ C76, chloroplastic produces MAGFFSTCAASDHYCLQLRSGSAHHELIRPNKYRRTMIRCCSTAKGKTRRDYYQVLGVATHSTPQEIKEAYRKLQKQHHPDIAGDKGHDHTLLLNEAYEVLMRSSSRKADGFGKSRGGFGSGYTGEGYSSWNGPIRSQALFVDENKCIGCRECVHHAGKTFAMDDVLGSAHVEVQFGDVEQQIQVAVECCPVNCIHWVGSEELPVLEFMARPQPKEGHGMFGGGWERPKDVFAAARNFAKKLEKQEQQDSSRGANGGEDVEAETAAQAEARRHAGQELRWKSLFDVWNGLGDWRKSGTDR; encoded by the exons ATGGCAGGGTTCTTCAGCACCTGTGCTGCTTCTGATCACTATTGTTTGCAGCTCAGATCTGGATCAGCTCACCATGAACTGATTAGACCAAACAAGTACAGAAGGACCATGATCAGGTGCTGCAGCACAGCAAAGGGGAAGACAAGAAGGGACTACTACCAGGTTCTTGGAGTAGCAACTCATTCCACACCTCAGGAGATCAAGGAAGCTTACAGGAAACTCCAGAAGCAACACCATCCTGATATTGCTGGCGACAAG GGCCATGACCACACGCTGTTGCTGAATGAGGCGTATGAGGTGTTGATGAGGAGTTCATCCAGGAAAGCTGATGGATTTGGCAAGAGCAGAGGCGGCTTTGGGAGCGGTTACACCGGGGAGGGATACAGTTCTTGGAATGGGCCTATCAGGAGCCAGGCTCTCTTTGTGGATGAGAACAAATGCATAG GATGTAGGGAGTGTGTTCACCATGCCGGCAAGACGTTTGCCATGGACGATGTTCTTGGAAGCGCGCACGTTGAAGTCCAGTTTGGCGACGTGGAGCAGCAGATCCAG GTGGCTGTGGAGTGCTGCCCTGTGAACTGCATCCACTGGGTCGGGAGCGAAGAGCTCCCGGTGCTGGAGTTCATGGCGCGTCCGCAGCCCAAGGAAGGGCACGGCATGTTCGGCGGCGGGTGGGAGAGGCCCAAGGACGTGTTCGCGGCAGCCAGGAACTTCGCCAAGAAACTCGAGAAGCAGGAGCAGCAAGATAGTTCCAGGGGCGCCAACG GGGGTGAAGACGTGGAGGCTGAAACGGCAGCTCAGGCCGAAGCGAGACGCCACGCGGGGCAGGAGCTACGGTGGAAGAGTTTGTTCGATGTTTGGAATGGGTTGGGAGACTGGAGGAAGTCCGGAACAGACAGGTAG